From Candidatus Neomarinimicrobiota bacterium, the proteins below share one genomic window:
- the sufD gene encoding Fe-S cluster assembly protein SufD — protein MTSRRTDTHHFYHNLRMPSPDNQQPFLRNFRKASLKKLEQAPFPTLKHEEWKYTDLTDLSTQVPTPSASSDLDGLTPEAVYPYTFNQMKSHVLVFVNGHYAPRFSRTDDLPVDMCVESFTEASQRDPDIIKAHLGKADKKGNDYFSYLNGTFFTDGAVIRIPENYACERPIHLMYLTVGNGDLRYSAIRNIILMGAGSSATVVETYDSLDQQPALTNAVTEVFAGENADLRHHILQLQNEKSFFFGSTNIALPQDSRYLNTWVSLGSRLARKDVDADLTGPGSDCQLFGLYAGKDHQRMDNRTVITHHTPHATSNQVYKGILDGTSRGVFNGKILVARDAQKTEAHQLNRNLILSDNAHADSKPQLKIFADDVKCSHGATVGQLDKTAMFYLQSRGIAKEVARSMLTFAFANDVVDSIILGSVRFFLYKRLYNRFGRDWGSAEDFESLHTIKEPRND, from the coding sequence ATGACATCACGCAGGACGGATACTCACCATTTCTATCACAATCTCCGGATGCCCTCCCCTGACAATCAACAACCGTTTCTGAGAAATTTCCGGAAAGCTTCCCTGAAAAAACTGGAACAGGCACCCTTTCCAACACTGAAACATGAAGAATGGAAATACACAGATTTAACAGACCTCTCAACACAGGTGCCAACACCGTCAGCTTCCTCCGATTTGGACGGTCTTACACCTGAAGCGGTATATCCCTATACTTTCAATCAGATGAAAAGCCATGTTCTGGTTTTTGTGAACGGCCATTACGCACCCCGGTTTTCCAGGACAGATGATCTTCCCGTCGATATGTGTGTGGAAAGTTTTACAGAAGCATCCCAAAGAGATCCCGACATAATCAAAGCCCACCTGGGAAAGGCAGATAAAAAAGGAAACGATTATTTTTCTTATTTAAACGGTACTTTTTTTACTGATGGAGCCGTAATCCGCATTCCGGAAAACTATGCATGCGAACGCCCCATTCATCTGATGTATCTGACGGTGGGGAATGGAGATCTTCGCTACTCAGCCATCCGGAATATTATCCTGATGGGAGCCGGAAGCTCTGCGACCGTTGTGGAAACATACGACAGCCTGGATCAGCAACCTGCTCTGACGAACGCCGTCACGGAAGTGTTTGCCGGAGAAAATGCTGATTTGCGTCATCACATCCTGCAACTTCAGAATGAAAAGAGCTTTTTTTTCGGGAGTACAAATATTGCCCTCCCGCAGGACAGCCGGTACCTGAACACCTGGGTATCGTTGGGAAGCCGCCTGGCCCGGAAGGATGTGGATGCCGACCTGACCGGTCCGGGCAGTGATTGCCAGCTCTTTGGTTTATATGCCGGCAAAGATCATCAACGGATGGACAACCGGACTGTTATAACCCATCACACACCCCACGCCACAAGCAATCAGGTGTACAAAGGTATTCTGGACGGAACATCAAGAGGCGTCTTTAATGGTAAAATCCTGGTAGCCCGGGATGCCCAGAAAACCGAAGCCCATCAGTTAAACCGAAACCTGATTCTTTCAGACAATGCCCACGCCGATTCAAAACCCCAGCTCAAGATTTTTGCCGATGATGTCAAGTGTTCCCATGGTGCCACAGTGGGACAGCTGGATAAAACGGCCATGTTTTACCTTCAAAGTCGGGGCATTGCCAAAGAGGTCGCCCGTTCCATGCTGACCTTTGCCTTTGCCAACGATGTGGTGGATTCCATTATCCTGGGATCGGTCCGGTTTTTCCTCTATAAACGGCTTTATAACCGCTTTGGACGGGACTGGGGATCTGCAGAGGATTTTGAATCGCTACATACCATAAAGGAGCCAAGAAATGACTGA
- the sufC gene encoding Fe-S cluster assembly ATPase SufC — MLSIRNLKASIEGNHILKGINLEIHPGEVHAIMGPNGSGKSTLAHILAGREGYVVEDGEVIFEGKNLLELAPEARAREGLFLAFQYPIEIPGVSNTTFLKTALNEIRKHRGLPELDAMDFLTLVRKRMKLVDMDPSLLGRPVNEGFSGGEKKRNEILQMAVLEPRLAILDETDSGLDIDALKTVANGVNSLKNKDNATLVVTHYQRLLDYIVPDYVHVLYDGRIVESGDKTLALDLERKGYDWIKAKSGESR, encoded by the coding sequence ATGTTAAGCATTCGGAATCTGAAAGCATCCATCGAAGGAAATCATATCCTCAAAGGGATCAATCTTGAAATCCACCCCGGCGAAGTCCACGCCATAATGGGCCCCAATGGCTCTGGAAAAAGCACCCTGGCCCATATCCTGGCCGGACGGGAGGGGTATGTGGTGGAAGACGGAGAGGTGATCTTCGAGGGGAAAAACCTTTTGGAACTGGCACCGGAAGCACGGGCCCGGGAAGGACTCTTCCTGGCTTTTCAGTATCCCATTGAAATTCCCGGTGTTTCCAACACCACCTTTTTAAAAACAGCCCTGAACGAAATCCGGAAACACAGGGGACTGCCTGAACTGGATGCCATGGATTTTCTGACCTTGGTCCGCAAACGGATGAAACTGGTGGATATGGATCCCTCCCTCCTGGGGCGACCGGTGAATGAAGGCTTTTCAGGCGGAGAGAAAAAAAGAAATGAAATTTTGCAGATGGCGGTTCTGGAACCCCGGCTGGCCATCCTGGATGAAACCGATTCCGGATTGGATATTGATGCCCTGAAAACCGTGGCCAATGGGGTGAATTCCCTGAAAAACAAAGATAATGCCACCCTGGTGGTAACCCACTATCAGCGGCTTCTGGATTATATTGTGCCCGATTACGTGCATGTGCTCTATGACGGACGTATTGTGGAATCAGGCGATAAAACCCTGGCCCTGGATTTGGAACGGAAGGGATACGACTGGATCAAAGCCAAATCGGGAGAGAGCCGATGA
- the sufB gene encoding Fe-S cluster assembly protein SufB: MGKDREHIDSLTKKEYEFGFVTDIEMEMAPKGLNEDIIRLISERKGEPERMLRWRLKAYRRWTKMSEPTWAFVTYPPIDYQEIYYYAAPKKKEGPKSLDEVDPEILETFDKLGIPLEERAALAGVAVDAVMDSVSVATTFKSKLKELGIIFLPISEAIREYPDLIKKYLGSVVPPTDNFFAALNSAVFTDGTFVYVPKGVRCPMELSTYFRINAANTGQFERTLIVADEGSYVSYLEGCTAPIRDENQLHAAVVELIALDGAEIKYSTVQNWYAGDKNGKGGIYNFVTKRGVCGHNSKISWAQVETGSAITWKYPSLILRGDNSVGEFHSVALTNNRQQADTGTKMIHLGKNTRSTIISKGISAGYSNNSYRGLVKIGPRADHAKNYSQCDSLLIGDTCGAHTFPYLEVDNPTANVEHEATTSKISEDQLFYCNQRGIGTEEAIGVIINGYAREVFKRLPMEFAVEAQKLLTVSLEGSVG, translated from the coding sequence ATGGGCAAGGATCGCGAACATATTGATTCACTGACGAAGAAAGAGTATGAATTTGGTTTTGTGACTGATATTGAGATGGAAATGGCGCCGAAAGGGCTCAATGAAGATATCATCCGCCTTATCAGCGAGCGAAAAGGGGAGCCGGAAAGGATGTTGCGCTGGCGTCTGAAGGCCTACCGGCGCTGGACAAAGATGTCGGAGCCCACCTGGGCTTTTGTCACATATCCTCCTATCGATTATCAGGAAATTTACTACTACGCTGCGCCCAAAAAGAAAGAAGGACCGAAAAGCCTGGATGAAGTGGATCCGGAAATTTTGGAGACCTTTGACAAGCTGGGCATTCCCCTGGAAGAACGGGCAGCCCTGGCCGGTGTGGCCGTGGATGCGGTGATGGACAGCGTGTCGGTTGCAACAACCTTTAAAAGCAAGCTCAAAGAACTGGGCATTATTTTTCTTCCCATTTCAGAAGCCATCCGTGAATATCCCGATCTGATCAAAAAATATCTGGGCTCAGTGGTCCCCCCGACAGACAATTTTTTTGCGGCGTTGAATTCAGCCGTGTTTACTGACGGCACCTTTGTCTATGTCCCCAAAGGAGTCCGTTGCCCCATGGAACTCAGTACCTATTTCCGCATCAATGCCGCCAACACCGGTCAGTTTGAACGGACACTCATTGTGGCAGATGAGGGAAGCTATGTGAGTTATCTGGAGGGGTGTACTGCCCCCATTCGTGATGAAAATCAGCTCCATGCCGCTGTTGTGGAACTGATTGCCCTGGATGGGGCAGAGATCAAGTATTCCACCGTGCAGAATTGGTATGCCGGAGATAAGAATGGAAAGGGAGGCATCTATAACTTTGTCACAAAACGGGGGGTATGCGGTCATAATTCTAAAATCTCCTGGGCTCAGGTGGAAACAGGATCCGCCATCACCTGGAAATATCCCAGCCTGATCCTTCGGGGAGACAATTCAGTGGGGGAATTCCACTCCGTGGCCCTTACCAACAACCGGCAACAGGCCGATACAGGCACTAAAATGATCCATCTGGGTAAAAACACCCGGAGTACCATTATATCCAAAGGAATTTCCGCAGGCTATAGCAACAATTCATACCGGGGTCTTGTGAAAATCGGTCCCAGGGCCGATCATGCAAAAAATTATTCCCAATGCGATTCCCTGCTTATTGGGGATACATGTGGCGCACACACCTTTCCCTACCTGGAAGTAGACAATCCTACAGCCAATGTGGAACATGAAGCCACCACATCCAAGATCAGCGAAGACCAGCTTTTTTATTGTAATCAGCGGGGAATCGGCACAGAAGAAGCCATCGGTGTGATTATCAATGGCTATGCCCGGGAGGTTTTTAAACGCCTGCCCATGGAGTTTGCCGTGGAAGCCCAAAAACTTCTCACCGTCAGCCTTGAAGGCAGCGTGGGTTAA
- the mgrA gene encoding L-glyceraldehyde 3-phosphate reductase: MNYLPYDERYEKMEYRFCGKSGLKLPQISLGLWHNFGSVDVHENARKLILHAFDNGITHFDLANNYGPAFGTAEKTFGRILKEDLAGRRDELVISSKAGYLMWPGPYGNGGSRKYLIASLDQSLKRMGLEYVDIFYHHRPDPETPLEETMMALDQIVRSGKTLYVGISSYSPEETQKAAEVLSNLGTPCRIHQPKYNMLYRDIEKGLFDVLRSKGIGCAVFSPLQQGVLTGKYLNGIPEESRAGRPEGFLKPENITKEMLNKVQALSKIAESRGQTMAQMAVSWVLRRPEVTTAIIGARKVSHIDDALKASKNTKFSQEELKKIDQILEDKA; this comes from the coding sequence ATGAATTATCTGCCTTACGACGAGCGGTATGAAAAAATGGAGTACCGCTTTTGCGGAAAAAGCGGCTTGAAACTTCCACAGATCTCTTTGGGACTCTGGCACAATTTCGGCAGTGTGGATGTCCATGAAAATGCACGGAAGCTGATTTTGCATGCTTTTGACAACGGCATTACCCATTTTGACCTGGCCAACAACTATGGTCCTGCCTTTGGAACAGCCGAAAAAACATTCGGCCGGATTCTCAAAGAAGATTTGGCGGGTCGCCGGGATGAACTGGTGATCTCCTCTAAGGCGGGCTATCTCATGTGGCCGGGGCCTTACGGCAATGGCGGAAGCCGGAAATATCTTATTGCCAGTCTGGATCAAAGTCTGAAAAGGATGGGCCTGGAATACGTGGATATTTTCTACCACCACCGGCCGGATCCTGAAACACCCCTGGAAGAAACCATGATGGCGCTGGATCAGATTGTCAGAAGCGGCAAAACCCTCTATGTCGGCATATCCTCCTATTCACCCGAAGAAACACAGAAAGCCGCCGAAGTACTGTCCAATTTGGGGACACCCTGCCGGATACACCAGCCAAAATACAATATGCTCTACCGCGATATCGAAAAGGGACTCTTTGATGTTCTCCGGTCCAAAGGGATCGGATGCGCGGTATTTTCTCCTCTTCAACAGGGTGTGTTAACAGGGAAATATCTGAACGGTATCCCGGAAGAGTCCCGGGCCGGCAGACCGGAAGGATTTCTAAAACCCGAAAATATCACAAAAGAGATGCTGAATAAAGTACAGGCGTTGAGCAAAATTGCCGAAAGCCGTGGACAGACCATGGCTCAAATGGCGGTTTCCTGGGTCCTTCGCAGGCCGGAAGTAACCACTGCTATCATCGGCGCCCGGAAAGTTTCACATATTGATGATGCCCTTAAGGCTTCAAAAAACACGAAATTTTCGCAAGAAGAACTGAAAAAAATCGATCAGATTCTGGAAGACAAAGCATGA
- a CDS encoding D-2-hydroxyacid dehydrogenase, which yields MMKIVVLEGHTLNPGDLSWKDLQALGDVTIYDRTPEEKIVKRAEGAEVILSNKTRLSRSVFEKLPALKYVGVLATGYDSVDVKAAAERGITVTNVPTYGTRSVAQMTFAHILNLVYRLADHIQSVQSGNWSKAPDYCYWEHPLTELEGLTLGILGLGRIGKAVAEIGHRFGMNIIYHDTQSLSSVPISWQAVSINTLFKSSDILTLHCPLTPETHEIVDIHHLKKMKKSAFLVNTSRGGLIKSPDLAEALKNGVIRGAGLDVLDQEPPAADHPLIGIPNCFITPHIAWATRSARERLLKTAVENLKAYLNGKAVHVVTP from the coding sequence ATGATGAAAATTGTTGTTTTGGAAGGACATACTCTCAATCCCGGGGATTTAAGCTGGAAGGATTTACAGGCCTTGGGGGATGTGACCATTTATGACCGGACACCGGAAGAGAAAATTGTGAAACGGGCAGAAGGTGCAGAAGTCATCCTCTCCAATAAAACCCGGTTGAGCCGGTCCGTTTTTGAAAAACTGCCTGCTTTAAAATATGTGGGAGTACTGGCCACCGGGTACGACAGCGTTGATGTGAAAGCGGCGGCGGAAAGGGGGATAACAGTAACGAACGTTCCCACGTACGGAACCCGGTCTGTCGCCCAAATGACCTTTGCCCATATCCTTAATCTGGTATATCGTCTTGCCGACCACATCCAAAGTGTGCAATCAGGAAACTGGTCGAAAGCTCCGGATTATTGTTATTGGGAACACCCCCTGACGGAACTGGAGGGACTGACGCTGGGGATTCTGGGACTTGGACGTATCGGCAAGGCTGTGGCGGAAATCGGTCATCGTTTCGGGATGAATATCATCTATCACGATACACAATCTCTCTCCTCTGTCCCGATATCATGGCAGGCCGTTTCAATCAATACCCTTTTCAAATCAAGTGATATCCTCACCCTCCATTGTCCACTGACACCGGAAACACACGAAATCGTGGATATTCATCACCTGAAAAAGATGAAGAAATCAGCCTTTCTGGTCAATACAAGCCGGGGTGGACTTATAAAAAGCCCGGATCTGGCAGAAGCCCTGAAAAACGGGGTAATTCGGGGGGCCGGCCTGGATGTTCTGGACCAGGAACCTCCGGCGGCTGACCATCCTTTGATCGGCATTCCCAACTGTTTCATCACCCCACACATTGCCTGGGCTACCCGTTCTGCCCGTGAACGACTTTTGAAAACGGCAGTTGAAAATTTAAAAGCCTATTTAAACGGGAAAGCAGTTCATGTTGTGACGCCATGA
- a CDS encoding alpha/beta fold hydrolase — translation MQKKWCKKLLIMILTLLGIIMPLQGNNPDPTRYPVILVHGILGFPEVFALLEWRLNQAGYETLNFFYPSTEKTIREHGEDLATWIKAQTKQDTILLITHSMGNLVAREMHHAHPEIPIYRWLMVAPPNQGAQSADLWSKIPLYRWWTDIPGQELRLSNIHAHYKHLPPPSCEFAIIAGGMKNEIGFSLLLDGDDDGKVRVVETQLPGYADFMIIPQVHTGLLFSKETFVQADAFFRTGRFDSTLMDQEFNLGKRLENIPELLKQGESK, via the coding sequence ATGCAAAAAAAATGGTGCAAAAAGTTACTGATCATGATTTTGACCCTTCTGGGGATTATTATGCCTTTGCAGGGGAACAATCCCGACCCCACCCGCTACCCGGTGATCCTGGTCCACGGTATTCTGGGTTTTCCGGAAGTCTTCGCTCTTTTGGAATGGCGCCTGAACCAGGCCGGATATGAAACACTCAACTTTTTCTACCCCTCCACGGAAAAAACAATCCGTGAACATGGAGAAGATCTGGCGACATGGATTAAAGCCCAGACAAAGCAGGATACTATTTTACTGATCACCCATAGCATGGGAAATCTGGTGGCCCGGGAAATGCATCATGCCCATCCGGAAATCCCCATTTACCGGTGGCTGATGGTCGCCCCGCCCAATCAGGGAGCACAATCTGCCGACCTGTGGAGTAAAATCCCCCTCTACCGCTGGTGGACCGATATACCCGGACAGGAGTTGCGATTATCCAATATACATGCCCACTATAAACATCTGCCTCCCCCCTCCTGTGAATTTGCCATCATTGCCGGCGGGATGAAGAATGAAATCGGATTCAGTCTCCTTTTGGATGGGGACGATGATGGCAAGGTGCGGGTCGTTGAAACCCAATTGCCCGGGTATGCCGACTTTATGATTATCCCCCAGGTCCATACCGGCCTTCTTTTCAGTAAAGAAACCTTTGTTCAGGCAGATGCCTTCTTCCGGACCGGACGTTTTGACTCAACCCTTATGGATCAGGAATTCAACCTGGGAAAAAGGTTGGAAAATATTCCGGAATTATTAAAACAAGGAGAGAGCAAATGA
- a CDS encoding glycosyltransferase — translation MTEEKGKRILYAVLNWGYGHTIHAFPLIEFLNRHHEVILAADGQAMVLLRRRFPQNLCIPLKDARIRYTKYKILMPLSLGIQAVKMLAGMKREHRLTKNLVKHLKIDRIISDNRYGVWDRRIPSYLITHQLRFHMPIRHIEPLSIIFNRIVFNGFTGIWALDSPHPEKNLSGSLTHDNPLSTHPKVRFMGLWSDLIPQKVDEDIDLLAILSGPEPMRTLLENTLLEQMSRLPGKKVLVRGIDGHFPANVEDITLLGLAERDEINLLINRSRMVICRSGYTSTMDLVRLGKKAVMVPTPGQSEQEYQAELYHKRGWFYAVRQDELDLVNNVKAARAYHPPDLSQWFNRTDWLDEAIREWPKERMKR, via the coding sequence ATGACGGAAGAGAAAGGGAAACGTATTCTCTATGCCGTTTTGAACTGGGGATACGGGCACACCATTCACGCTTTTCCCCTGATTGAATTTCTTAACCGGCACCATGAGGTCATTCTGGCCGCAGATGGCCAGGCCATGGTTCTGTTGAGACGGCGTTTTCCCCAGAATCTCTGTATTCCCCTGAAAGATGCCCGTATCCGTTATACAAAATATAAAATCCTGATGCCCCTTTCCCTGGGAATACAGGCAGTAAAAATGCTGGCAGGTATGAAGCGGGAACACCGTCTGACCAAAAATCTGGTGAAACACCTAAAAATTGATCGCATCATTTCCGATAACCGGTATGGTGTTTGGGACCGGCGGATACCTTCTTACCTGATAACCCATCAATTACGTTTTCATATGCCAATCCGCCATATTGAACCCCTGAGTATTATATTCAACCGAATTGTTTTTAACGGATTTACGGGGATCTGGGCCCTGGATTCCCCACATCCTGAGAAAAACCTGTCCGGATCTCTTACCCATGACAATCCCCTAAGCACACATCCCAAAGTCCGGTTTATGGGATTGTGGTCAGACCTGATACCCCAAAAGGTCGATGAAGACATTGATCTGTTGGCCATATTATCCGGACCCGAACCAATGAGGACCCTGCTGGAAAACACACTTCTTGAGCAAATGTCCCGATTGCCGGGGAAAAAAGTCCTTGTCCGTGGAATTGACGGTCATTTTCCGGCGAATGTGGAAGATATAACCCTTTTGGGTCTGGCGGAGAGAGACGAAATAAATCTTTTAATAAACCGGAGCCGGATGGTAATATGCCGGTCCGGGTATACATCCACCATGGATTTGGTCCGGCTGGGGAAAAAGGCGGTCATGGTACCCACTCCCGGACAAAGTGAACAGGAATATCAGGCGGAACTGTATCATAAACGTGGTTGGTTTTATGCTGTCAGGCAGGATGAGCTGGACCTTGTAAACAATGTGAAAGCAGCCAGGGCATATCATCCACCGGATCTGAGCCAATGGTTCAACCGAACGGACTGGCTGGACGAAGCCATTCGTGAGTGGCCTAAAGAGAGGATGAAAAGATGA
- the glgB gene encoding 1,4-alpha-glucan branching enzyme: MKQTLNQKLVNILKGDFHDPHNVLGIHAVSPVKKVIRVFVPDAAEVSVQRLDGRKTAYPLSPMDVEGFWQTEIRVKHFFHYRIHATYPDGSSYDYVDPYQFTPTISQDDLYLFNKGDHRFVYEKLGAHTCVHDGIPGVRFAVWAPTARRVSVVGDFNRWDGRYHQMRAMGNSGVWEIFIPEARAGVLYKFEIFTANRTLRVKADPYAQYFQKRPENACIVFQSTHDWKDDSWLKDRMGRQTRTLPLNIYEVHPGSWRIKEDGSWYTYRELAHELVPHVKEMGFTHIEFLPVMEHPFDGSWGYQVTGYYAPSSRFGTPDDLKYFIDVCHQNHIGVILDWVPAHFPKDDFALARFDGTALYEHEDSRLGEHPDWGTYIFNYGRNEVKNFLLANAVYWLKEFHADGLRIDAVASMLYLDYSRKEGEWIPNKYGGNENLEAIEFLKHTNSVLHEYFPDTLIIAEESTAWGGVTKPVQENGLGFTYKWNMGWMNDFLSYMSKDPIYRKYHHNELTFSMLYAYSEKYILVLSHDEVVHGKKALLSKMPGDDWQKFANFKLLLGFMTGHPGKKLLFMGSELAPWHEWNDQEGLDWRLLQWEPHKNARLYLEHLNKLYLSEPALWEWDTRPDGFEWIDANNAEQSVISFIRHGKDPANDLFFICNFTPETYFEFRTGVHNPGKYREIFNSDAMIYYGSGVIRNSEHVSEEVPWNGRPHSIRFGLPPLGMVIFKRIQ, translated from the coding sequence ATGAAACAGACACTCAATCAAAAACTGGTCAATATTTTAAAAGGGGATTTTCACGATCCTCACAACGTTCTTGGGATCCACGCCGTTTCACCGGTTAAAAAAGTAATCCGTGTCTTTGTGCCGGACGCAGCAGAAGTGTCCGTTCAGCGTCTGGATGGAAGAAAAACCGCCTATCCTCTTTCTCCCATGGATGTAGAGGGATTCTGGCAGACGGAAATCCGGGTGAAGCATTTTTTCCATTACCGGATTCATGCTACATATCCGGATGGAAGCAGCTATGATTATGTGGATCCGTATCAGTTTACACCCACGATCAGCCAGGACGACCTGTATCTGTTTAACAAGGGAGACCACCGTTTTGTCTATGAAAAACTGGGCGCCCACACCTGTGTTCACGACGGGATTCCCGGTGTGCGCTTTGCCGTTTGGGCTCCGACAGCCCGACGTGTAAGCGTGGTTGGAGATTTCAACCGCTGGGACGGCCGTTATCATCAGATGAGGGCTATGGGAAATTCCGGCGTGTGGGAAATTTTTATTCCGGAAGCCAGGGCCGGCGTTCTCTATAAATTTGAGATTTTTACGGCGAACCGGACACTCCGCGTGAAAGCCGATCCCTATGCCCAATATTTTCAGAAAAGACCTGAAAATGCCTGCATCGTTTTCCAATCCACCCATGACTGGAAAGATGATTCATGGCTGAAAGATCGTATGGGTAGACAAACCCGTACTTTGCCATTGAATATTTACGAGGTCCATCCCGGATCCTGGCGCATCAAGGAGGATGGCAGCTGGTATACATACCGGGAACTGGCCCATGAATTGGTGCCCCATGTAAAAGAGATGGGCTTTACACACATTGAATTCTTACCGGTCATGGAACACCCTTTTGACGGATCCTGGGGATATCAGGTCACCGGCTATTATGCACCCAGCAGCCGCTTCGGAACCCCCGATGATCTGAAATATTTCATTGATGTCTGCCATCAAAACCATATCGGAGTTATTCTGGACTGGGTACCGGCCCATTTTCCAAAAGATGATTTCGCCCTGGCACGATTTGACGGGACCGCCCTGTATGAACATGAAGATTCGCGCCTGGGCGAGCATCCGGACTGGGGGACCTATATATTCAATTACGGCCGGAATGAGGTGAAAAATTTCCTGCTGGCCAATGCAGTGTACTGGCTGAAGGAATTCCATGCTGATGGATTACGGATCGATGCGGTTGCCAGCATGCTCTATCTGGACTACAGCCGGAAAGAAGGGGAATGGATTCCCAATAAATACGGCGGGAACGAGAACCTGGAAGCCATCGAATTTTTAAAACACACAAATTCCGTCCTCCATGAATACTTCCCCGACACTCTGATTATCGCCGAAGAATCCACAGCCTGGGGCGGTGTGACAAAACCCGTGCAGGAAAACGGTCTTGGTTTTACCTATAAATGGAATATGGGATGGATGAATGACTTCCTCAGTTATATGTCCAAAGATCCCATCTACCGGAAATACCACCACAATGAACTCACCTTTTCCATGCTCTATGCCTATTCGGAAAAGTATATTCTCGTTCTGAGCCATGATGAAGTCGTTCACGGGAAAAAAGCACTTCTAAGCAAAATGCCGGGGGATGACTGGCAGAAATTTGCCAATTTTAAATTACTGCTGGGTTTTATGACGGGTCATCCGGGGAAAAAACTCCTCTTTATGGGATCGGAGCTGGCTCCCTGGCACGAATGGAACGACCAAGAAGGGCTTGATTGGCGATTGTTGCAATGGGAACCCCATAAAAATGCCCGGCTGTATCTGGAACATTTGAATAAGCTCTATTTAAGTGAACCGGCTCTCTGGGAATGGGATACCCGACCCGATGGCTTTGAATGGATCGACGCCAACAATGCCGAACAGTCTGTTATTTCATTTATACGGCATGGGAAGGATCCGGCCAATGACCTGTTCTTTATCTGTAATTTTACGCCTGAAACGTATTTCGAATTCCGGACAGGGGTCCACAATCCCGGAAAATACCGGGAGATTTTTAATTCTGATGCCATGATTTACTACGGAAGCGGTGTGATCCGAAACAGTGAACACGTGAGTGAGGAAGTCCCCTGGAATGGCCGCCCCCACTCCATCCGTTTCGGTCTCCCCCCACTGGGAATGGTTATTTTTAAACGGATACAATAG
- a CDS encoding NUDIX hydrolase: MTLLKEEKISGMLVYEGCLLKVHRDEVRLPNGKTSIREYIRHPGAVVVLPFLEDGDVVLERQFRYPANQVFIECPAGKIDPGESLEETARRELLEETGYTCRELRYLGKTHPGIGYTDEVIYLYEGHGLSRQEVKRDDDEFLEIFHVPFEEARQMVMRGEITDAKSVAAILLSYENRRSETRI, translated from the coding sequence ATGACGTTACTGAAAGAAGAAAAAATATCCGGAATGCTGGTGTATGAGGGGTGTCTGTTAAAGGTTCACCGGGATGAGGTGAGACTTCCGAATGGCAAAACCAGCATCCGGGAGTATATCCGCCATCCCGGGGCTGTGGTTGTTCTCCCCTTTTTGGAGGATGGGGATGTTGTTTTGGAAAGACAGTTCAGATATCCTGCCAATCAGGTTTTTATCGAGTGTCCCGCCGGAAAAATTGATCCCGGAGAATCCCTGGAGGAAACAGCCCGCAGGGAATTGCTGGAAGAAACGGGTTATACCTGTCGGGAACTCCGGTACCTGGGGAAAACACATCCGGGAATCGGGTATACCGATGAAGTCATCTATCTCTATGAAGGACATGGCCTGTCACGTCAGGAAGTGAAACGGGATGACGATGAATTTCTTGAAATTTTTCATGTACCCTTCGAAGAAGCCCGCCAAATGGTGATGAGGGGAGAGATAACAGATGCAAAATCTGTAGCAGCCATTCTATTAAGTTATGAAAACCGTCGTTCTGAAACCCGGATTTAA